A stretch of the Odontesthes bonariensis isolate fOdoBon6 chromosome 5, fOdoBon6.hap1, whole genome shotgun sequence genome encodes the following:
- the trim33l gene encoding uncharacterized protein trim33l isoform X2, whose translation MASVVDMDTAGEAGDIPNQQCSNCDGLSARCWCLDCNEALCDECVSAHRRVTLTRSHRLLNQLPEEHSWISPTKFCRLHPFEPLQLFCFTCRQLTCRDCQLVAHMNHRFQFSNEALESLRKELDACIQPLRAQMDASRKSLQDMDKRLSVLVSCQMSVTTGLKKYFSLLVLRLKGKIEHMMNEIQVCELERERLNMRKLKVKQLQQSYISASENAEKARNTTELLALVANISQISSQVKELSEQDTSPPETMSDLMVIINKQSVQNIVNFGKLRISWIPFSVPQKEAETAASDSAPVVPTPPTTTTVQTTTNGVPPAAASTSSTSSSSSSPHEEPVSNLQTGTSNNAAPPVSSSPPPPYASHSSSTSSTSRPPTSTGTTRVGASAPPVARSPKVSPCSLLYALLSSSSSINDPPTSTRQPPSSSSSSSSSVAPPAPPGEPPSAATTAGSDSAIKINVLTKSQVVDSSLLPSWKMRKKKASEASTSVSSTSVSSTSVSSTSVRPQSVSSSTNSTSSPAVLSSSILSSSSSSSSIRPLVSCPAPTCWLLPRAAPPAGQSVAVRPLRASPLSLLLNQPVAPSRSQSSVLLLSDPRTMRQASNSSLRLLSAAPQRCDLVFFSVPKGQKNGERTYFGPVSINLQALPGTSGGDCAAPTNQQILTYKSHALPPSSSCPDDQPRHPQTDGQLRGEELGPALSDGTQSAGKWFPPTSTCSEDSLGKPLSSAASDEEPAPEDGQPAPASEDEEPAPASEDEEPAPASEDGRPLWLAEEPGRPGTLQRDLVLLRSEPRVSLFKLPISLAGRGGPLPRFRLTFGDQKDEVYLEEIAGDSQSIGDMLDDITGDSADDSDDSSDVTTDFTMPLSSPMSLELLSCSACGSPDSSKICSACGRGYHRDCHVPPVGPDIWSEWICSLCQDLSDPSDPYGSDRPEAPRSAGLSLQDQRRCESLLLHLKVEGCSRFSEFGFWSDLVLMSERLTHHRSPPYQTAAQLISEVWSLFEDVSQDDALQKLQQSFQKKLVESLGSELHPSLLIAPNAETPPSPRSPSSDKDEKSDTSKVKEEAELMSDSKLKNLRKRLRDFLGLRSQSAAKREKRE comes from the exons ATGGCTTCTGTGGTCGACATGGATACAGCCGGAGAAGCCGGAGACATCCCGAACCAGCAG TGCAGCAACTGTGACGGCCTCTCAGCCAGATGTTGGTGTCTGGACTGTAATGAAGCTCTGTGTGACGAGTGTGTGTCGGCTCATCGCAGAGTCACGCTGACCAGATCCCACAGGCTCCTCAACCAGCTCCCAGAAG AGCACAGCTGGATTTCTCCCACCAAGTTCTGCAGACTCCATCCCTTTGAGCCCCTCCAACTCTTCTGTTTCACCTGTCGGCAGCTCACCTGCAGAGACTGCCAGCTGGTGGCCCACATGAACCACAG GTTCCAGTTTTCCAACGAAGCGTTGGAGAGTCTGAGGAAGGAGCTGGACGCCTGCATTCAGCCACTCAGAGCTCAGATGGATGCATCAAGGAAGAGTCTGCAGGACATGGACAAGAG GCTGAGCGTTTTGGTTTCCTGTCAGATGTCGGTGACCACGGGACTCAAGAAATATTTCAGCCTTTTGGTTCTCCGTCTGAAAGGGAAGATAGAACATATGATGAACGAGATTCAG GTGTGCGAGCTGGAGCGTGAGAGGCTCAATATGAGGAAGCTGAAAgtgaagcagctgcagcagagctaCATCTCAGCCTCTGAAAACGCAGAAAAGGCCCGAAACACCACAGAGCTGCTGGCTCTGGTGGCCAACATATCGCAG ATTTCATCTCAGGTGAAGGAGCTCAGCGAGCAGGACACGTCCCCCCCTGAAACCATGTCTGATCTGATGGTCATCATCAACAAGCAGTCTGTGCAAAACATCGTAAACTTTG GTAAACTTAGAATTTCCTGGATCCCCTTCTCCGTGCCGCAGAAGGAAGCAGAAACCGCCGCTTCAGACTCCGCCCCCGTGGTCCctaccccccccaccaccaccaccgtTCAGACGACCACTAACGGCGTACCTCCTGCAGctgcctccacctcctccacttcctcctccagctcctcccctCATGAAGAACCCGTCTCTAACCTCCAAACTGGGACCAGTAACAACGCTGCTCCACCTGTTTCCAGCTCCCCGCCTCCCCCCTACGCTTCACATtcatcctccacctcctccacctcgaGGCCTCCCACCAGCACCGGGACCACCAGAGTCGGGGCCTCGGCTCCTCCAGTCGCCCGTAGTCCCAAAGTTTCTCCCTGCAGTCTGCTGTATGCGCTACTTTCTTCCAGCTCTTCCATAAACGATCCTCCCACCTCCACCCGTCAGCCACCCTCcagcagctcctcctcctcctcatcagtTGCTCCTCCTGCACCACCCGGTGAGCCCCCCTCCGCCGCGACCACCGCAGGTTCCGACTCGGCCATTAAAATCAACGTTCTCACCAAGTCGCAGGTGGTGGATTCCAGTCTGCTCCCCAGCTGGAAGATGAGAAAGAAGAAAGCCTCGGAGGCCTCCACCTCCGTCAGCTCCACCTCCGTCAGCTCCACCTCCGTCAGCTCCACCTCCGTCCGCCCCCAGTCCGTCTCCTCTTCCACAAACTCCACCTCCTCACCTGCCGTCCTATCCTCGTCCatcttgtcttcttcttcttcttcttcttctatccGCCCCCTCGTCAGCTGTCCTGCTCCCACGTGTTGGCTCCTCCCTCGAgctgctccccctgctggtcagAGTGTGGCTGTGCGGCCTCTGAGGGCCAGCCCGTTATCTCTGCTTCTGAACCAGCCAGTCGCTCCCAGTCGTTCCCAGTCTTCCGTCCTGCTGCTGTCCGACCCTCGGACGATGCGCCAGGCCTCCAACTCCAGCCTCCGGCTGCTCTCAGCTGCGCCTCAGCGCTGCGATTTGGTCTTTTTCAGCGTTCCCAAAGGTCAGAAAAACGGCGAACGCACGTATTTTGGTCCAGTCTCTATCAATCTTCAAGCGCTCCCTGGGACTTCAGGAGGAGACTGTGCAGCTCCGACAAACCAACAAATTCTGACCTACAAAAGTCACGCTCTGCCGCCTTCTTCTTCCTGCCCGGACGACCAGCCCAGACATCCACAGACGGATGGGCAGCTTAGAGGGGAAGAACTGGGCCCCGCTCTGTCTGACGGAACGCAATCTGCAGGGAAATGGTTTCCACCAACCTCCACCTGCTCCGAGGACTCTCTGGGGAAGCCGCTGTCCTCTGCAGCATCGGACGAGGAACCGGCCCCGGAGGACGGCCAACCGGCCCCGGCGTCCGAGGACGAGGAACCGGCCCCGGCGTCCGAGGACGAGGAACCGGCCCCGGCGTCCGAGGACGGCCGACCTTTGTGGCTCGCCGAGGAGCCCGGCCGGCCCGGGACTCTGCAGCGGGACCTCGTTCTGCTCCGCTCTGAGCCCAGAGTGTCTCTGTTCAAACTGCCCATTTCCCTGGCCGGTCGTGGAGGCCCACTTCCTCGTTTTCGCTTGACCTTCGGAGACCAGAAAGACGAGGTTTACCTGGAGGAGATAGCGGGGGACTCTCAG TCCATCGGCGACATGTTGGATGACATCACTGGCGACTCGGCCGACGACTCCGACGACAGTTCGGACGTCACCACAGACTTCACAATGCCTCTGTCCTCCCCGATGTCCCTGGAGCTGCTGTCCTGCTCTGCTTGTGGATCGCCCGACTCGTCCAAGATCTGCTCCGCCTGCGGTCGAGGATACCACCGGGACTGCCACGTTCCCCCGGTTGGACCCGACATTTG GTCAGAATGGATCTGCTCGCTGTGCCAGGACCTGTCGGACCCGTCGGACCCCTACGGCTCGGACAGACCGGAGGCTCCACGCAGCGCCGGCCTCAGCCTGCAGGACCAGAGG AGGTGCGAGagtctgctgctgcacctgAAGGTCGAAGGCTGCAGTCGCTTCTCTGAG TTTGGCTTCTGGTCCGATCTGGTGCTGATGTCGGAGCGTCTGACCCACCATCGCTCGCCTCCTTATCAAACAGCTGCTCAGCTCATCTCTGAGGTCTGGTCTTTGTTTGAGGACGTCTCACAG GACGATGCGctacagaaactgcagcagagcttCCAGAAGAAGTTGGTGGAAAGTTTAGGTTCAGAGCTGCATCCTTCTCTCCTGATCGCACCGAACGCAGAGACGCCGCCGTCGCCCAGAAGTCCGAGCAGCGACAAAGACGAAAAGTCGGACACGTCGAAGGTGAAAGAGGAAGCGGAGTTGATGTCGGATTCCAAATTAAAGAATCTGAGGAAGAGGCTGCGAGACTTTCTGGGTCTGAGGTCGCAGTCTGCAGCCAAAAGGGAAAAGAGGGAGTAG
- the trim33l gene encoding uncharacterized protein trim33l isoform X3 gives MDASRKSLQDMDKRLSVLVSCQMSVTTGLKKYFSLLVLRLKGKIEHMMNEIQKVCELERERLNMRKLKVKQLQQSYISASENAEKARNTTELLALVANISQISSQVKELSEQDTSPPETMSDLMVIINKQSVQNIVNFGKLRISWIPFSVPQKEAETAASDSAPVVPTPPTTTTVQTTTNGVPPAAASTSSTSSSSSSPHEEPVSNLQTGTSNNAAPPVSSSPPPPYASHSSSTSSTSRPPTSTGTTRVGASAPPVARSPKVSPCSLLYALLSSSSSINDPPTSTRQPPSSSSSSSSSVAPPAPPGEPPSAATTAGSDSAIKINVLTKSQVVDSSLLPSWKMRKKKASEASTSVSSTSVSSTSVSSTSVRPQSVSSSTNSTSSPAVLSSSILSSSSSSSSIRPLVSCPAPTCWLLPRAAPPAGQSVAVRPLRASPLSLLLNQPVAPSRSQSSVLLLSDPRTMRQASNSSLRLLSAAPQRCDLVFFSVPKGQKNGERTYFGPVSINLQALPGTSGGDCAAPTNQQILTYKSHALPPSSSCPDDQPRHPQTDGQLRGEELGPALSDGTQSAGKWFPPTSTCSEDSLGKPLSSAASDEEPAPEDGQPAPASEDEEPAPASEDEEPAPASEDGRPLWLAEEPGRPGTLQRDLVLLRSEPRVSLFKLPISLAGRGGPLPRFRLTFGDQKDEVYLEEIAGDSQSIGDMLDDITGDSADDSDDSSDVTTDFTMPLSSPMSLELLSCSACGSPDSSKICSACGRGYHRDCHVPPVGPDIWSEWICSLCQDLSDPSDPYGSDRPEAPRSAGLSLQDQRRCESLLLHLKVEGCSRFSEFGFWSDLVLMSERLTHHRSPPYQTAAQLISEVWSLFEDVSQDDALQKLQQSFQKKLVESLGSELHPSLLIAPNAETPPSPRSPSSDKDEKSDTSKVKEEAELMSDSKLKNLRKRLRDFLGLRSQSAAKREKRE, from the exons ATGGATGCATCAAGGAAGAGTCTGCAGGACATGGACAAGAG GCTGAGCGTTTTGGTTTCCTGTCAGATGTCGGTGACCACGGGACTCAAGAAATATTTCAGCCTTTTGGTTCTCCGTCTGAAAGGGAAGATAGAACATATGATGAACGAGATTCAG AAGGTGTGCGAGCTGGAGCGTGAGAGGCTCAATATGAGGAAGCTGAAAgtgaagcagctgcagcagagctaCATCTCAGCCTCTGAAAACGCAGAAAAGGCCCGAAACACCACAGAGCTGCTGGCTCTGGTGGCCAACATATCGCAG ATTTCATCTCAGGTGAAGGAGCTCAGCGAGCAGGACACGTCCCCCCCTGAAACCATGTCTGATCTGATGGTCATCATCAACAAGCAGTCTGTGCAAAACATCGTAAACTTTG GTAAACTTAGAATTTCCTGGATCCCCTTCTCCGTGCCGCAGAAGGAAGCAGAAACCGCCGCTTCAGACTCCGCCCCCGTGGTCCctaccccccccaccaccaccaccgtTCAGACGACCACTAACGGCGTACCTCCTGCAGctgcctccacctcctccacttcctcctccagctcctcccctCATGAAGAACCCGTCTCTAACCTCCAAACTGGGACCAGTAACAACGCTGCTCCACCTGTTTCCAGCTCCCCGCCTCCCCCCTACGCTTCACATtcatcctccacctcctccacctcgaGGCCTCCCACCAGCACCGGGACCACCAGAGTCGGGGCCTCGGCTCCTCCAGTCGCCCGTAGTCCCAAAGTTTCTCCCTGCAGTCTGCTGTATGCGCTACTTTCTTCCAGCTCTTCCATAAACGATCCTCCCACCTCCACCCGTCAGCCACCCTCcagcagctcctcctcctcctcatcagtTGCTCCTCCTGCACCACCCGGTGAGCCCCCCTCCGCCGCGACCACCGCAGGTTCCGACTCGGCCATTAAAATCAACGTTCTCACCAAGTCGCAGGTGGTGGATTCCAGTCTGCTCCCCAGCTGGAAGATGAGAAAGAAGAAAGCCTCGGAGGCCTCCACCTCCGTCAGCTCCACCTCCGTCAGCTCCACCTCCGTCAGCTCCACCTCCGTCCGCCCCCAGTCCGTCTCCTCTTCCACAAACTCCACCTCCTCACCTGCCGTCCTATCCTCGTCCatcttgtcttcttcttcttcttcttcttctatccGCCCCCTCGTCAGCTGTCCTGCTCCCACGTGTTGGCTCCTCCCTCGAgctgctccccctgctggtcagAGTGTGGCTGTGCGGCCTCTGAGGGCCAGCCCGTTATCTCTGCTTCTGAACCAGCCAGTCGCTCCCAGTCGTTCCCAGTCTTCCGTCCTGCTGCTGTCCGACCCTCGGACGATGCGCCAGGCCTCCAACTCCAGCCTCCGGCTGCTCTCAGCTGCGCCTCAGCGCTGCGATTTGGTCTTTTTCAGCGTTCCCAAAGGTCAGAAAAACGGCGAACGCACGTATTTTGGTCCAGTCTCTATCAATCTTCAAGCGCTCCCTGGGACTTCAGGAGGAGACTGTGCAGCTCCGACAAACCAACAAATTCTGACCTACAAAAGTCACGCTCTGCCGCCTTCTTCTTCCTGCCCGGACGACCAGCCCAGACATCCACAGACGGATGGGCAGCTTAGAGGGGAAGAACTGGGCCCCGCTCTGTCTGACGGAACGCAATCTGCAGGGAAATGGTTTCCACCAACCTCCACCTGCTCCGAGGACTCTCTGGGGAAGCCGCTGTCCTCTGCAGCATCGGACGAGGAACCGGCCCCGGAGGACGGCCAACCGGCCCCGGCGTCCGAGGACGAGGAACCGGCCCCGGCGTCCGAGGACGAGGAACCGGCCCCGGCGTCCGAGGACGGCCGACCTTTGTGGCTCGCCGAGGAGCCCGGCCGGCCCGGGACTCTGCAGCGGGACCTCGTTCTGCTCCGCTCTGAGCCCAGAGTGTCTCTGTTCAAACTGCCCATTTCCCTGGCCGGTCGTGGAGGCCCACTTCCTCGTTTTCGCTTGACCTTCGGAGACCAGAAAGACGAGGTTTACCTGGAGGAGATAGCGGGGGACTCTCAG TCCATCGGCGACATGTTGGATGACATCACTGGCGACTCGGCCGACGACTCCGACGACAGTTCGGACGTCACCACAGACTTCACAATGCCTCTGTCCTCCCCGATGTCCCTGGAGCTGCTGTCCTGCTCTGCTTGTGGATCGCCCGACTCGTCCAAGATCTGCTCCGCCTGCGGTCGAGGATACCACCGGGACTGCCACGTTCCCCCGGTTGGACCCGACATTTG GTCAGAATGGATCTGCTCGCTGTGCCAGGACCTGTCGGACCCGTCGGACCCCTACGGCTCGGACAGACCGGAGGCTCCACGCAGCGCCGGCCTCAGCCTGCAGGACCAGAGG AGGTGCGAGagtctgctgctgcacctgAAGGTCGAAGGCTGCAGTCGCTTCTCTGAG TTTGGCTTCTGGTCCGATCTGGTGCTGATGTCGGAGCGTCTGACCCACCATCGCTCGCCTCCTTATCAAACAGCTGCTCAGCTCATCTCTGAGGTCTGGTCTTTGTTTGAGGACGTCTCACAG GACGATGCGctacagaaactgcagcagagcttCCAGAAGAAGTTGGTGGAAAGTTTAGGTTCAGAGCTGCATCCTTCTCTCCTGATCGCACCGAACGCAGAGACGCCGCCGTCGCCCAGAAGTCCGAGCAGCGACAAAGACGAAAAGTCGGACACGTCGAAGGTGAAAGAGGAAGCGGAGTTGATGTCGGATTCCAAATTAAAGAATCTGAGGAAGAGGCTGCGAGACTTTCTGGGTCTGAGGTCGCAGTCTGCAGCCAAAAGGGAAAAGAGGGAGTAG
- the trim33l gene encoding uncharacterized protein trim33l isoform X1, producing MASVVDMDTAGEAGDIPNQQCSNCDGLSARCWCLDCNEALCDECVSAHRRVTLTRSHRLLNQLPEEHSWISPTKFCRLHPFEPLQLFCFTCRQLTCRDCQLVAHMNHRFQFSNEALESLRKELDACIQPLRAQMDASRKSLQDMDKRLSVLVSCQMSVTTGLKKYFSLLVLRLKGKIEHMMNEIQKVCELERERLNMRKLKVKQLQQSYISASENAEKARNTTELLALVANISQISSQVKELSEQDTSPPETMSDLMVIINKQSVQNIVNFGKLRISWIPFSVPQKEAETAASDSAPVVPTPPTTTTVQTTTNGVPPAAASTSSTSSSSSSPHEEPVSNLQTGTSNNAAPPVSSSPPPPYASHSSSTSSTSRPPTSTGTTRVGASAPPVARSPKVSPCSLLYALLSSSSSINDPPTSTRQPPSSSSSSSSSVAPPAPPGEPPSAATTAGSDSAIKINVLTKSQVVDSSLLPSWKMRKKKASEASTSVSSTSVSSTSVSSTSVRPQSVSSSTNSTSSPAVLSSSILSSSSSSSSIRPLVSCPAPTCWLLPRAAPPAGQSVAVRPLRASPLSLLLNQPVAPSRSQSSVLLLSDPRTMRQASNSSLRLLSAAPQRCDLVFFSVPKGQKNGERTYFGPVSINLQALPGTSGGDCAAPTNQQILTYKSHALPPSSSCPDDQPRHPQTDGQLRGEELGPALSDGTQSAGKWFPPTSTCSEDSLGKPLSSAASDEEPAPEDGQPAPASEDEEPAPASEDEEPAPASEDGRPLWLAEEPGRPGTLQRDLVLLRSEPRVSLFKLPISLAGRGGPLPRFRLTFGDQKDEVYLEEIAGDSQSIGDMLDDITGDSADDSDDSSDVTTDFTMPLSSPMSLELLSCSACGSPDSSKICSACGRGYHRDCHVPPVGPDIWSEWICSLCQDLSDPSDPYGSDRPEAPRSAGLSLQDQRRCESLLLHLKVEGCSRFSEFGFWSDLVLMSERLTHHRSPPYQTAAQLISEVWSLFEDVSQDDALQKLQQSFQKKLVESLGSELHPSLLIAPNAETPPSPRSPSSDKDEKSDTSKVKEEAELMSDSKLKNLRKRLRDFLGLRSQSAAKREKRE from the exons ATGGCTTCTGTGGTCGACATGGATACAGCCGGAGAAGCCGGAGACATCCCGAACCAGCAG TGCAGCAACTGTGACGGCCTCTCAGCCAGATGTTGGTGTCTGGACTGTAATGAAGCTCTGTGTGACGAGTGTGTGTCGGCTCATCGCAGAGTCACGCTGACCAGATCCCACAGGCTCCTCAACCAGCTCCCAGAAG AGCACAGCTGGATTTCTCCCACCAAGTTCTGCAGACTCCATCCCTTTGAGCCCCTCCAACTCTTCTGTTTCACCTGTCGGCAGCTCACCTGCAGAGACTGCCAGCTGGTGGCCCACATGAACCACAG GTTCCAGTTTTCCAACGAAGCGTTGGAGAGTCTGAGGAAGGAGCTGGACGCCTGCATTCAGCCACTCAGAGCTCAGATGGATGCATCAAGGAAGAGTCTGCAGGACATGGACAAGAG GCTGAGCGTTTTGGTTTCCTGTCAGATGTCGGTGACCACGGGACTCAAGAAATATTTCAGCCTTTTGGTTCTCCGTCTGAAAGGGAAGATAGAACATATGATGAACGAGATTCAG AAGGTGTGCGAGCTGGAGCGTGAGAGGCTCAATATGAGGAAGCTGAAAgtgaagcagctgcagcagagctaCATCTCAGCCTCTGAAAACGCAGAAAAGGCCCGAAACACCACAGAGCTGCTGGCTCTGGTGGCCAACATATCGCAG ATTTCATCTCAGGTGAAGGAGCTCAGCGAGCAGGACACGTCCCCCCCTGAAACCATGTCTGATCTGATGGTCATCATCAACAAGCAGTCTGTGCAAAACATCGTAAACTTTG GTAAACTTAGAATTTCCTGGATCCCCTTCTCCGTGCCGCAGAAGGAAGCAGAAACCGCCGCTTCAGACTCCGCCCCCGTGGTCCctaccccccccaccaccaccaccgtTCAGACGACCACTAACGGCGTACCTCCTGCAGctgcctccacctcctccacttcctcctccagctcctcccctCATGAAGAACCCGTCTCTAACCTCCAAACTGGGACCAGTAACAACGCTGCTCCACCTGTTTCCAGCTCCCCGCCTCCCCCCTACGCTTCACATtcatcctccacctcctccacctcgaGGCCTCCCACCAGCACCGGGACCACCAGAGTCGGGGCCTCGGCTCCTCCAGTCGCCCGTAGTCCCAAAGTTTCTCCCTGCAGTCTGCTGTATGCGCTACTTTCTTCCAGCTCTTCCATAAACGATCCTCCCACCTCCACCCGTCAGCCACCCTCcagcagctcctcctcctcctcatcagtTGCTCCTCCTGCACCACCCGGTGAGCCCCCCTCCGCCGCGACCACCGCAGGTTCCGACTCGGCCATTAAAATCAACGTTCTCACCAAGTCGCAGGTGGTGGATTCCAGTCTGCTCCCCAGCTGGAAGATGAGAAAGAAGAAAGCCTCGGAGGCCTCCACCTCCGTCAGCTCCACCTCCGTCAGCTCCACCTCCGTCAGCTCCACCTCCGTCCGCCCCCAGTCCGTCTCCTCTTCCACAAACTCCACCTCCTCACCTGCCGTCCTATCCTCGTCCatcttgtcttcttcttcttcttcttcttctatccGCCCCCTCGTCAGCTGTCCTGCTCCCACGTGTTGGCTCCTCCCTCGAgctgctccccctgctggtcagAGTGTGGCTGTGCGGCCTCTGAGGGCCAGCCCGTTATCTCTGCTTCTGAACCAGCCAGTCGCTCCCAGTCGTTCCCAGTCTTCCGTCCTGCTGCTGTCCGACCCTCGGACGATGCGCCAGGCCTCCAACTCCAGCCTCCGGCTGCTCTCAGCTGCGCCTCAGCGCTGCGATTTGGTCTTTTTCAGCGTTCCCAAAGGTCAGAAAAACGGCGAACGCACGTATTTTGGTCCAGTCTCTATCAATCTTCAAGCGCTCCCTGGGACTTCAGGAGGAGACTGTGCAGCTCCGACAAACCAACAAATTCTGACCTACAAAAGTCACGCTCTGCCGCCTTCTTCTTCCTGCCCGGACGACCAGCCCAGACATCCACAGACGGATGGGCAGCTTAGAGGGGAAGAACTGGGCCCCGCTCTGTCTGACGGAACGCAATCTGCAGGGAAATGGTTTCCACCAACCTCCACCTGCTCCGAGGACTCTCTGGGGAAGCCGCTGTCCTCTGCAGCATCGGACGAGGAACCGGCCCCGGAGGACGGCCAACCGGCCCCGGCGTCCGAGGACGAGGAACCGGCCCCGGCGTCCGAGGACGAGGAACCGGCCCCGGCGTCCGAGGACGGCCGACCTTTGTGGCTCGCCGAGGAGCCCGGCCGGCCCGGGACTCTGCAGCGGGACCTCGTTCTGCTCCGCTCTGAGCCCAGAGTGTCTCTGTTCAAACTGCCCATTTCCCTGGCCGGTCGTGGAGGCCCACTTCCTCGTTTTCGCTTGACCTTCGGAGACCAGAAAGACGAGGTTTACCTGGAGGAGATAGCGGGGGACTCTCAG TCCATCGGCGACATGTTGGATGACATCACTGGCGACTCGGCCGACGACTCCGACGACAGTTCGGACGTCACCACAGACTTCACAATGCCTCTGTCCTCCCCGATGTCCCTGGAGCTGCTGTCCTGCTCTGCTTGTGGATCGCCCGACTCGTCCAAGATCTGCTCCGCCTGCGGTCGAGGATACCACCGGGACTGCCACGTTCCCCCGGTTGGACCCGACATTTG GTCAGAATGGATCTGCTCGCTGTGCCAGGACCTGTCGGACCCGTCGGACCCCTACGGCTCGGACAGACCGGAGGCTCCACGCAGCGCCGGCCTCAGCCTGCAGGACCAGAGG AGGTGCGAGagtctgctgctgcacctgAAGGTCGAAGGCTGCAGTCGCTTCTCTGAG TTTGGCTTCTGGTCCGATCTGGTGCTGATGTCGGAGCGTCTGACCCACCATCGCTCGCCTCCTTATCAAACAGCTGCTCAGCTCATCTCTGAGGTCTGGTCTTTGTTTGAGGACGTCTCACAG GACGATGCGctacagaaactgcagcagagcttCCAGAAGAAGTTGGTGGAAAGTTTAGGTTCAGAGCTGCATCCTTCTCTCCTGATCGCACCGAACGCAGAGACGCCGCCGTCGCCCAGAAGTCCGAGCAGCGACAAAGACGAAAAGTCGGACACGTCGAAGGTGAAAGAGGAAGCGGAGTTGATGTCGGATTCCAAATTAAAGAATCTGAGGAAGAGGCTGCGAGACTTTCTGGGTCTGAGGTCGCAGTCTGCAGCCAAAAGGGAAAAGAGGGAGTAG
- the LOC142380914 gene encoding ras-like protein family member 11B: MVVLEKSRVEVMEGNQQRVEVNILLLGAHNVGKTALTVRFLTRRFIGEYGDIESVYSRVDRIDGQEICINILDSQAGEKSCSFSDKPLQWADGLILVYDICDRRSFAAVQQQLQLVRRSRKSIPVILAGNKRDLQPHRSVSAEEGRLLALTQRCDFFEVSAAETYHGVLVVFHRLVDLVRETRALRKGTAVVRGIVRSVSAVFGKKRAE; the protein is encoded by the exons ATGGTTGTGTTAGAGAAAAGCCgtgtggaggtgatggagggaaACCAGCAAAGGGTGGAGGTCAACATCCTCCTGCTCGGAGCGCACAATGTGGGCAAAACCG CTCTCACCGTCAGATTTCTGACCAGAAGATTCATCGGAGAGTACGGAGACATTG agTCGGTTTACAGTCGAGTCGACAGAATTGACGGTCAGGAGATCTGTATCAACATCTTGGACTCTCAG GCAGGGGAGAAGAGCTGCTCCTTCAGCGACAAACCGCTGCAGTGGGCGGATGGTCTAATCCTCGTCTACGACATCTGCGACCGCCGCAGCTTCGCCgcggttcagcagcagctgcagctggtCCGTCGCAGCAGGAAGTCCATCCCCGTCATCCTGGCGGGGAACAAACGTGACCTGCAGCCTCACCGCAGCGTCTCCGCCGAGGAGGGGCGGCTTCTCGCTCTGACGCAGCGCTGCGACTTCTTCGAAGTGTCGGCGGCTGAGACGTACCACGGCGTCCTCGTGGTGTTTCACCGCCTGGTCGACCTCGTCAGAGAGACCCGGGCGCTGAGGAAGGGCACGGCCGTGGTCCGAGGGATCGTCAGAAGTGTTTCGGCGGTGTTTGGAAAGAAGCGAGCCGAGTAG